The Solanum pennellii chromosome 4, SPENNV200 genomic interval attttatttttacaaaaatattgcAAGAATAATATTGGTAATCACGGgatcaaaaatatttagattaattatgttgatattatacTGTTTGATTTATTGTATTAAATGAATTGAATGTGTTAAGGTAGAAATAGTACTAAACGAACTATATTAGAACATGGTTATTATCTTGTAAGAATAGTAGTAACATTATCTTTTATCGACTCTTTAGTTTGTTTTATTAAGGTAGAAGCAGTACAAAATAAACTGTTGTAGAACATGAATAttatcttataaaaaaaatagaagtgaaGATGATGTATAACTAAACATAGACTGAAAAAAACTATCaaacaataaatcatataacaacaaaattagcacacatatattatttttactaataccTTCCACCAAACGACTCCTAACTTAAACACAAAtccaaatagtaaaataaaCCACTcaatgcaaaagaaaaaaaaaaaagaagaagagacaaatcaaaatacaaaacacttaaaaaaaaaaacttttttccaCAATTAACATCTTTAGCTAGCATAATTGATTGGTCCCCCTAGTAAACGTGGCCTTTTATTATTTCCCAATAAATCTTGGCCCATATTTTGTGGGCCAAAATTTGCCTTGTCCATAACCACTTTTAATGCTCTTCTTAATTGCACAAATAGCCCTTCTTTGCATCCATTTTCTAACATTTCTAGCCACAAAATACACTTAATTCTTCCTCCTACTGTTGACATTTCTGCCCTTACAATTTTTCCTTCTACTGTACTCAATGCCCTTCTTAATTCCATCATTATTTCTGGCCTATCCTCACAACACATTGAtgcttttattattaaatttctaTCGTCGTTGTTATTATCagtattgttattattactCTCGTTACAATAACTTAGGTTTAATTCATCCGATTCACTCGGAAACATTATTTTCCTCATTAATGTCGTGtgatcatcatcatcgtcgtttTCAgacattgttgttgttgttgttgttgctccTAGTTCTGATGTTGTCTGCTTTAGTTCCCTTACACACCTTACTGCCTCTGCTAGTAAAGAGGCCTTGTCTGTCTGCACAATTTTTGGATGAACAAATCAAGTTAGAGAAAATGATAAATGTGGTCCTTTAGGTTTAGGATACGTTCAAAAATAGTTAATTTGAAGTGTGAGTTATCAAATTctagaaattgaatttaaatatatttgttgaaaTCGAGTCTATCGAAAATAACATCATTATTCCACGATAATAGGAATAAGATTATCATataccttaattttttttatatcctATTTATAGAACTAcactgaatatattattattgtaattaacatatatacaaaatatgcGTAAAAGTAATCGAGTTCGAATAAATACATAACTTGTACCCTACTACCAACGTTTGTCAAAACTAGCGTGTAAAAGTTGCCTTTTTGAGCGTGAAAATGTGGTATTATTTCAAGCGAGACACAATcattatgaaaattatttaatagCAACTATACTATAAGAGGTATATTTGACTATATTGTATATTTCTTTCTATATACGAATATTAAGgactttttaaaaatgaataatataggTGGAATCAAGTAATTCCTAGTGTAAATTCTATAATTGAGATCTCGAAGTCGtatataacattatttttatcttatagAAATAACGAGATTGTTTCTGATAAATCCTCGTTTCAAATAAGGCATACGTATgaatatcataatttaaaaaccTAAGATTATACCCTAATtgcatttaagaaaataaaaaacttcaTGCTACATATGAAACCTAGCTATCACATGTTGTTTAGTGtgtaaaaagcaaaaaaaaaaacaaagagtaTTAGGGCCTAGGGGTTTCATGATTATCGAACAAACATACATCATACTTCAAAGTCAAAAATATTAGAGCTAGACATATTAGTACATATTTACATATCGAGAGATAACGGCGAATTTTCTCGATAACggcaaaattcaaaatatttaacacTATATAgacaatataataatttgataaaaaatatttaaatgatcaCCTTTTAAGTTTATATGATTCCAGCTAGCACCACGGTGTAGGCGAGAATTAGGGGTGACAAAATCAAATCGTTTTTTAGTAACTCAACTCATATTGGATTatgacatatataatatataaagtgaaaatatttaacctacatataaaatatcatattaatccatatatataatttataaagtaaaaatatttaacctacataaaaaatatcatattgtgGTAAAAGATGTTCAATTAACCACCGCATGTACGCGCGTCTAGCGCAAAAGTGATAAAACCTAACCATTGTTTTAGAAACTCATAAATAATTAAACGAATTGAATTATGACTTGTTTATCGACTTGGCTTGTTCATTTGTCatctctaaaaatatatatacatatatatattattgagattgaattaaaaaaaaaaacttactttGATAGTGTTAGGAAGAAGATTTCTTAGAGTAGCAAGATGTCCAttgattctttttcttctccttctttcaGCTTCACTATGACTTTTATTAGCTGCaattgctttagcttcagcCATTGATCTTGGACTAACACTTGAACTttctaaattattaatattattaaacatTTCACTTGATGATGAAGT includes:
- the LOC107016317 gene encoding transcription factor bHLH30-like, with the protein product MYQFPSFYELGNTCSDSYNNFLHEIITSSSSEMFNNINNLESSSVSPRSMAEAKAIAANKSHSEAERRRRKRINGHLATLRNLLPNTIKTDKASLLAEAVRCVRELKQTTSELGATTTTTTMSENDDDDDHTTLMRKIMFPSESDELNLSYCNESNNNNTDNNNDDRNLIIKASMCCEDRPEIMMELRRALSTVEGKIVRAEMSTVGGRIKCILWLEMLENGCKEGLFVQLRRALKVVMDKANFGPQNMGQDLLGNNKRPRLLGGPINYAS